From Punica granatum isolate Tunisia-2019 chromosome 1, ASM765513v2, whole genome shotgun sequence:
CTCGTACCATGGCTTAGCGTCGGTTGTCTCGATTGCGTTGCAATGGGCCAGACCTTTGGCGATCCTGATCTCAAGGGGCTCGATGAGGTTCCCCTTTGTGATGCTCGCCATGGATGCGAGTGTTGCGAGCGCGTCTGCGAATTGATTCTTCGTACGCGAAGTGTAGGTGAATGAGATCTTCTCAAAGCTTTTTGCTAACTCCTCGAGATACTCATGGTATGGGACTAACTTTGCGTCCTTTGTTTTCCATTGCCCCAGCGTTTGGAAGATCgtgagcatggagtcaccgaaTACTTTCAACCCCTTTACCTTGAAGTCGATTGCCTCTCGCAGACCGAGaatgcatgcctcgtactcggccacgTTATTGGTGCAAGAGAAGTCCACTTTTGCAGCAACCGAATAATGGCGTCTGTCCGGGGATATCAACACCGCCCCAACTCCGGAGCCTGTAGAATTGACCGCCccgtcgaagtacatcttccatgttgGCTCATCCTTCTCGTCATCTACTCGAAGGATTCCTTCGTCTGGGAAGTCGGCATTTATCGGTGTGTCGTCATTaatcgggaattctgctaggTGGTCGGCGATTGCTTGCCCTTTGACTGACGTACGGGACACGTACTCAATGTTATACTTTGTTAGTTGGCAGCGCCATTTtgcgatgttcctcatggaggatggGCTATCGAGTAACTATTGTAGGGGGTCCgcttttgacagcaagcgggTTGTGTGATAGAGCGTGTACTGTCAGagtctttgcatgacccatatTAACGCACAACACATTTTCTCGATCTCTGGAtaattggactccccttcggtAAACTTCTTGCTTAAGTAATATATTGCCCTTTCCGTGTGTGTCGACTCGTCCTCTTGCCCCAGCATGCATCCTAAAGACTGTCGGCGTACCGTTAAGTAAAAGATGAGGGGATGATTTGGCATAGGTGGGACTAGCACCGACGGTTGAACTAAgtaggccttgatggtgtcgaaaGCGTTCTGACACTCATGGTCCCATTCaatcgctgcatttttgcgaagcaa
This genomic window contains:
- the LOC116205269 gene encoding uncharacterized protein LOC116205269; its protein translation is MRNIAKWRCQLTKYNIEYVSRTSVKGQAIADHLAEFPINDDTPINADFPDEGILRVDDEKDEPTWKMYFDGAVNSTGSGVGAVLISPDRRHYSVAAKVDFSCTNNVAEYEACILGLREAIDFKVKGLKVFGDSMLTIFQTLGQWKTKDAKLVPYHEYLEELAKSFEKISFTYTSRTKNQFADALATLASMASITKGNLIEPLEIRIAKGLAHCNAIETTDAKPWYEDIKHLL